The Paenibacillus tianjinensis genome has a window encoding:
- a CDS encoding radical SAM/SPASM domain-containing protein, with protein sequence MAPTLSCNFACPYCYEDPKQGVMDQSTMDAVINLVNDAAKKGNDIHITWYGGEPLTAKKVIYSLSERIISICEKYSVSYNSYIVTNGYLINDEVIEHFKKYKIDGAQITMDGPPEIHNSRRRLKGSDKDTFFVILNNIKKLLENDINVSIRINVDKTNVANVEELLDILVAHNLQGLSINLGQVTAYTEACMSIAESCLNTEEYAKENVVQQAILFAKGFNVGNYPYYPGVKANYCCADAVDSYVLDPNGFMYKCWNDVGNKERAVGNVNTIHEPTNEKMFMRNADYLLWSPFNFDKCTNCDVLPICMGGCPYNGEMLGNEPDCEKWRYNLDDVLKLTYLQRRNDLHSVSEYVVAK encoded by the coding sequence ATTGCTCCAACACTAAGCTGTAACTTTGCTTGCCCCTACTGTTATGAAGATCCGAAACAAGGGGTAATGGATCAATCAACTATGGATGCGGTTATAAATCTCGTGAATGATGCTGCGAAAAAAGGAAATGATATTCATATTACCTGGTACGGTGGCGAACCTTTGACAGCTAAGAAAGTGATTTACTCTTTATCGGAACGCATTATTTCAATTTGTGAGAAATACAGTGTATCATACAATTCTTATATTGTTACCAATGGATATCTTATCAATGATGAGGTTATCGAGCACTTCAAAAAATATAAAATAGACGGAGCCCAAATTACAATGGATGGCCCGCCAGAGATCCATAATTCTAGAAGAAGACTTAAAGGAAGTGACAAAGACACCTTTTTTGTCATTCTTAATAATATAAAAAAATTATTAGAAAACGATATAAATGTTTCTATTAGAATTAATGTCGATAAAACTAATGTCGCTAATGTAGAAGAGCTACTTGATATTTTAGTCGCTCATAATTTGCAGGGGTTATCTATTAATTTAGGACAAGTAACTGCCTATACAGAAGCTTGTATGTCGATTGCAGAATCCTGTCTAAATACAGAAGAATATGCCAAAGAGAATGTTGTTCAGCAGGCGATATTATTTGCAAAAGGATTTAATGTGGGGAACTATCCATACTATCCAGGTGTTAAGGCTAATTATTGTTGTGCTGATGCAGTTGATTCGTATGTTCTTGATCCTAATGGATTTATGTATAAATGTTGGAACGATGTGGGGAATAAGGAGCGCGCAGTGGGGAATGTGAACACAATTCATGAGCCAACAAATGAGAAAATGTTTATGAGAAATGCTGATTATTTACTGTGGTCACCGTTCAACTTTGATAAATGTACCAATTGTGACGTTTTACCGATTTGTATGGGAGGGTGTCCGTATAACGGAGAAATGCTAGGTAATGAACCAGATTGTGAAAAATGGAGATACAATCTTGACGATGTTTTAAAATTAACGTACCTCCAAAGAAGGAATGATTTACATAGTGTGTCCGAATATGTTGTGGCGAAATAA
- a CDS encoding gluzincin family metallopeptidase — protein sequence MLWRNNLNILTDNLIFINQLQNFDVLNESILYIRFLFGFRSKVWIKWFDSVEELQRYVGVPIPSWVIGTIYGKDILIVNYERWKHKNIGTLEELIIHEFSHIVLHSKLRSSCPLWLDEGLAVYLSGQINNFALDAFNHVKTDVYNLNYDDEVFYISSAKAVKKLVDSFGVNSIIDRMLILESFENDAIFGRQQVKALLER from the coding sequence ATGTTGTGGCGAAATAATTTAAACATTTTAACGGATAATTTAATCTTCATAAATCAATTACAGAACTTTGATGTTTTAAACGAGAGTATATTATACATTCGTTTCTTATTCGGATTTAGGAGTAAGGTTTGGATAAAATGGTTTGATTCTGTAGAGGAGCTCCAGCGATATGTTGGAGTTCCCATACCATCATGGGTTATAGGTACTATTTATGGTAAAGATATACTTATTGTTAACTACGAAAGATGGAAACATAAAAACATTGGTACTTTAGAAGAACTAATTATTCATGAATTCTCTCATATAGTTCTTCATAGTAAGTTGAGGTCTAGTTGTCCTTTATGGTTAGATGAAGGGTTGGCAGTGTATCTATCTGGCCAGATCAATAACTTTGCTTTAGATGCATTCAATCATGTTAAAACTGATGTATACAATTTAAATTACGATGATGAGGTATTCTATATTAGTAGCGCAAAAGCAGTCAAAAAATTAGTGGACTCTTTCGGAGTAAACTCAATTATCGATAGAATGCTAATTTTAGAGTCATTTGAAAACGATGCTATTTTTGGGCGACAACAGGTGAAGGCGCTGCTAGAGAGATAA